In Candidatus Afararchaeum irisae, a single genomic region encodes these proteins:
- a CDS encoding succinate dehydrogenase iron-sulfur subunit: protein MSTKTADDTHRGTVTLKVFRYVPEEDEDSYFKEYSIERQEGMTVLDALIRIRDHQDPTLTFRHSCRMARCGSDAMYIDGRQRLACNTQIEDLDLSTPVQIEPLPNEDVERDLVVDMDGFYDRMESVEPWFQPDHEPETGDEYLQSHENRQNIDTVLDCIWCGCCSSSCNPAGNDDDFTGPAALAKAYRFFKDEREGDETRQRRLEMLNKSHGLWRCHTQFNCTEVCPKGISPTEAIMEMSKEAVKQKLRFWR, encoded by the coding sequence AGGTCTTCCGGTACGTGCCTGAGGAAGACGAGGACTCGTACTTCAAGGAGTACAGTATCGAGAGACAGGAGGGAATGACCGTACTCGATGCCCTCATACGTATACGTGACCACCAGGATCCTACACTCACCTTCCGACACTCGTGCAGGATGGCGAGATGCGGAAGCGATGCGATGTACATAGACGGAAGACAGAGGCTCGCGTGTAACACACAGATAGAGGATCTCGACCTGTCGACGCCGGTTCAGATAGAGCCTCTACCGAACGAGGATGTCGAAAGAGACCTAGTCGTCGACATGGACGGCTTCTACGACAGGATGGAGAGCGTAGAGCCGTGGTTCCAGCCCGACCACGAGCCCGAAACGGGAGACGAGTATCTCCAGTCACACGAGAACAGACAGAACATAGACACAGTACTCGACTGTATCTGGTGTGGCTGTTGCTCGTCTTCGTGTAACCCCGCCGGAAATGACGACGACTTCACAGGTCCCGCCGCGCTCGCGAAGGCTTACAGGTTCTTCAAGGACGAGCGCGAGGGTGACGAGACGAGACAGAGACGTCTCGAGATGCTCAACAAGTCCCACGGACTCTGGAGATGCCACACACAGTTCAACTGTACGGAGGTATGTCCGAAGGGAATCTCACCCACTGAGGCTATAATGGAGATGAGCAAGGAAGCAGTCAAACAGAAACTCAGGTTCTGGAGGTGA